One genomic window of Arachis hypogaea cultivar Tifrunner chromosome 8, arahy.Tifrunner.gnm2.J5K5, whole genome shotgun sequence includes the following:
- the LOC112707854 gene encoding uncharacterized protein — MSFGSSLFPTPHAMRFLSNSNRTSQLPLPHTFRVKSSSDVPDFLSADWLESRKKRPFGPRLDYSAEDAVRYQLEALKYNDQPRQDYGIEVMYRFAGFDPFERSTYFGPFFDLGQFERFRRIFHHSTYRVLLGHKERKIMSSLFVEENKYKQRVWIRGSRPEEEEIFQFTMVQRVGGCWDGYWLTESLLHDRDTFAGGLAY; from the exons ATGTCGTTTGGATCATCCCTGTTCCCTACTCCACATGCCATGCGTTTTCTCTCAAACTCAAACAGAACTTCTCAACTCCCTCTTCCTCATACCTTTCGCGTCAAGTCTTCTTCCGATGTTCCCGATTTCCTCTCCGCTGATTG GTTAGAATCCCGCAAGAAACGACCCTTTGGCCCAAGATTAGAT TATAGTGCAGAGGATGCAGTGCGTTACCAGCTAGAAGCACTCAAGTATAACGATCAGCCTCGTCAGGACTATGGGATTGAAGTCATGTACAGG TTTGCTGGATTTGATCCCTTTGAAAGGTCTACATATTTTGGGCCGTTCTTCGATCTCGGTCAG TTTGAGAGGTTCAGGCGTATTTTTCACCATTCAACTTATCGAGTGTTACTTGGTCACAAGGAAAGAAAAATCATGAGCAGCTTGTTTGTAGAGGAG AACAAATACAAGCAGCGGGTTTGGATTCGTGGAAGTCGACCAGAGGAAGAGGAAATATTTCAATTTACTATGGTTCAG AGAGTTGGTGGTTGCTGGGATGGTTATTGGTTGACAGAGTCATTGCTTCATGATAGGGACACATTTGCTGGAGGCTTGGCATATTGA
- the LOC112707855 gene encoding FHA domain-containing protein FHA2 — MGTASAGGDVEAGFAKLQGEDFEYYMQTYSIVLGRNSKKSTVDVDLSSLGGGMNISRHHARIFYDFTRRRFALEVLGKNGCLVEGVLHLPGNPPVKLDSQDLLQIGDKEFYFLLPVRSILGGPIGPRHYPNHPASIAGVPGGPVVPHYNYHMASAAAAGPGVIVKKGRRDYYEDEYDDEDDVGAGASAGGGSSGKKARRDGYESYGYAGVGAGSKSASLDKKAEGRSRVDRDADNLQLQQLEEKDVVSSVATVLSDLCGPGEWMPMEKLHAELVEQYNGVWHHSRVRRYLTSEDWPGPESKGKPWYGLLMLLRKYPEHFVINTRSKGRVTLEFVSLVSLLS; from the exons ATGGGAACCGCCAGCGCCGGCGGCGATGTCGAGGCGGGCTTCGCGAAACTCCAGGGCGAGGATTTTGAGTACTACATGCAGACCTACTCCATCGTCCTCGGGCGCAACTCCAAGAAATCAACGGTCGATGTCGACCTCTCCAGCCTCGGCGGAGGGATGAACATCTCCCGGCACCACGCCCGAATCTTCTACGACTTCACCCGCCGGCGTTTCGCCCTTGAGGTCCTCGGCAAGAATGGCTGCCTCGTCGAGGGCGTCCTCCACCTCCCTGGTAATCCCCCGGTCAAACTCGACTCCCAAGACCTTCTCCAGATCGGCGACAAGGAATTCTACTTCCTGCTCCCTGTTCGCAGCATTCTCGGTGGCCCAATCGGCCCTCGCCACTACCCCAACCATCCTGCCTCCATAGCTGGGGTGCCGGGAGGGCCCGTGGTGCCGCATTATAACTACCACATGGCCTCGGCCGCTGCAGCTGGGCCTGGCGTGATAGTGAAGAAAGGCAGGAGGGATTATTATGAGGACGAgtatgatgatgaggatgatgttGGTGCCGGTGCTAGTGCTGGTGGGGGCAGTAGCGGGAAGAAGGCGAGAAGAGATGGGTATGAAAGTTACGGGTACGCTGGTGTGGGTGCTGGAAGCAAGTCTGCATCATTGG ATAAGAAAGCAGAAGGAAGATCCCGAGTAGACCGGGATGCTGATAATCTTCAGCTTCAACAGTTGGAAGAAAAGGATGTAGTATCGTCTGTAGCTACTGTTCTCTCTGATCTCTGTGGTCCTGGAGAGTGGATGCCTATGGAGAAACTACACGCGGAG TTGGTGGAGCAATATAACGGTGTTTGGCACCACAGTAGAGTAAGGAGATATCTTACTTCGGAGGATTGGCCTGGTCCTGAATCTAAAGGGAAACCTTGGTATGGTTTACTTATGTTGTTAAGGAAGTACCCTGAGCATTTTGTCATTAACACCAGGTCCAAAGGCCGAGTCACCTTGGAGTTTGTTTCTCTTGTCTCTCTACTCTCTTGA